Within the Tessaracoccus flavescens genome, the region CTTACGGGCGCTGGTGATCACCCGCCGCAGCGCGAACAAGGCCCTTCAGGCCTGCTGGCGTCAGATCAACAGTGTCCTGGTCAACGCCAGCCCCCGACTCCGCGACAAATACCGTGAACTGGGCCGCGACAAGCTTGTCGACCAGTTGGCCAGCACCCGCCCCGACCAGATCAAAGACCTCCACGACGCCACCAGCCTGCGTGCCCTGCGTAGCCTCGCCCGACGTCACCAGTTCCTCCGCGCAGAGCTCGATGACCTCGATACGCAACTCGACGAGCACACCACCGCCCGCAACCCAGGCCTGCGCGCTATCCACGGTATCGGCCCGGCACTGGCAGCGATCTTGCTGATCACCGCCGGTGACAACCCCGACCGGCTACGCAGCCAAGCATCCTTCGCTGCCCTCTGCGGCACCAGCCCCATCCCCGTCTCCTCCGGCAAAACCCAACGCCACCGCCTCTCCCGCGGAGGCGACCGGCAAGCCAACTGGGCACTGCACCAAGCGATCAAAGTCCGCATGTCCCAGGACCAACGTACCCGCGACTACCGCGACCGCCACCTCGCCACTGGCAAGACACTCGCAGCCGTCTACCGCAGCCTCAAACGCGCCCTCGTCAGAGAAGTCTTCAAAGCCCTCACGGGCCACTGCGAGATCCCCAACTACACCGACCTCAGACCAGCCCGACAAGCCAAGAACCTCACCCTCACCAACGCCGCCGAAGCCTGCCACACCTGGCCAGCACGCATCTCCGAAATAGAACTCGGCAAACGCCGAGACGACAACCTCGCCCACCGCTACCGCGAATGGCTCACCGCCGCTTGACACCACATAGGAGCATCATCTTCCCCACCGGCTACCACGCCACCGAGATGGCCGGCGTGATCCCCGGCGACAGCGTTGTGATCGCCGGGCGGGTCCGGGGGGGATTGATGGCCGCCCTGTCCGCGACGATCAAGGGCGCCGCAAAGGTGATGGTGGTCGATCGCCACCCTGACCGGCTCGCGCTGGCCGAGCAGATCGGTGCGATTGCCATCGACGACTCCAGGTCGACCCCGTGCAGGCTGTGCTGGACGAGACGATGGGGCTCGGAGCTGACCGTGGTTGCGAATGCGTGGGCTACCAGGCCCACGATCCCCAGGGCAACGAGGACAACGCCGCCACCCTGAACATGCTCATCAACTCGGTCCGCTTCACCGGAGGAATCGGCACCGTTGGCGTGTTCGTCCCCCAGGACCCGGGGGCCAAGGACGAATTGGCCAAGCAGGGCAAGGCAGCCATCGACTTCGGCACACACTGGTTCAAGGGGCAGACCATGGGAAGCGGTCAGGCCCCGGTCAAGCGGTACAACCGCCGGCTGCGAGACTTGATCGCGGCCGGCAAGGCGACCCCTTCCTGGATCGTCTCCCACGAAATCTCGCTGGATCAGGCCGCCGATGCCTACAAGAACTTCGACGCCAGGTCCAAGGGTTGGACCAAGGTCCTCATCAAGCCCGGCATGTCAAACGGAAAGAAGGAAAACTGATATGGCAGCAGATCTTCAGGGCAAGAGGGTCGCGATCCTCGCCGCCGACGGAGTCGAGCGCGTTGAGCTCGAGCAACCCCGCGAAGCACTGGAACGGGCCGGCGCTCAGACCGAGGTCCTCTCGATCCACGACGGCGAGATCAAGGCCCGTGAGAACGACCTGGATGAAGCGGGCACGTTCACCGTCGACGGGTTGGTCGCCGATTCCTCGGCGGGCGACTACGACGCCCTGCTGCTTCCCGGCGGCACGGTGAACCCCGACCAGCTCCGGGTCGACGAGGACGCCGTCTCCTTCGTCCGGGACTTCGTCGAGAGCGGCAAGCCGGTGGCGGCGATCTGTCACGGGCCGTGGACGTTGATCGAGGCCGGCGTGGCCGCCGGTCGCACTCTGACGTCCTTCCCGAGCATCCGCACGGATCTGCGCAATGCCGGCGCGAACGTCGTTGACCAGGAGGTCGTGGTCGACAAGAATCTCATCACCAGCCGCTCGCCGGAGGACCTGCCGGCGTTCTCCGCGGCGATTGTGTCCCAACTCGCGGGCACCACGACAAAGGAAGAGGAGAAGTCATGACTGTGACCAGGGGACTGCTGGTCAGGTTCGACGCGCTGCCCGGCAAGGAGGACGACGTGAAGGAGTTCCTTGACAGCGGCCGTGCTCTTGTCGAGGACGAGCAGGCGACCACCGCGTGGTTCGCGATCCGCCTCGGGCCGACCTCGTTCGGGATCTTCGACGTGTTCCCCGATGACGCCGGACGTGACGCCCACCTGTCCGGCCCTGTTGCGGTCGCTCTCGGCGAAAACACCGGCACGTTGTTCTCCGAACCGACGATAGAGAAGCTCGACGTGTTGGGCTCCAAACTTCCCGCCTGACACCACAGACGGGGAGTATTGACCCCGACATGAGGGGTCGCTGCGCGGTGATTTCGGGCTGACACAGTCCGTTGACGTCGTGGCAGCGGCCCCTTCTCTTGCGGCCTATCGCACATCCCTAGCAGATCGAGGAACCGCGATGACAGGAACTGACGACGGCGTTGCCCCGACGCGTTCACCCGAGGTAGCAGTGATCGGAGGGGGGATCGTCGGTCTGTCGACGGCGTACGCGCTGCGGGAGCAGGGGGTTCCGGCGCGCTTGTACGAGGCCGGTGTGCCCGGAACGGGTCAGTCCGCAGGCGAGTCGCGGATCTTCCGGCATGCCCACGACGACCCGCGCCTCGTCGCTTTCGCGCGCGAAAGCCGCGGCGTATGGGATGAGTGGGCCGAACACTTCGACGTCGAGCTGGTCTCGTCAGACGGTGTCGTGGCGATCGGCGACAGCGCCCTGGCGCGGCTGCGGGTGCTCGACCAGGTCGGCGGCGTGGAAGCGCACGAGATCGATGCAGCCGAGCTCGCCCAGCGAATGCCGCTGCTCGCTGGGTACTCGGGGCCAGCGGTGCTCGACGAGTCGGGCGGCGCGATCCGCACCCGCACCGCGATCACGGCA harbors:
- a CDS encoding putative quinol monooxygenase, giving the protein MTVTRGLLVRFDALPGKEDDVKEFLDSGRALVEDEQATTAWFAIRLGPTSFGIFDVFPDDAGRDAHLSGPVAVALGENTGTLFSEPTIEKLDVLGSKLPA
- a CDS encoding type 1 glutamine amidotransferase domain-containing protein, translating into MAADLQGKRVAILAADGVERVELEQPREALERAGAQTEVLSIHDGEIKARENDLDEAGTFTVDGLVADSSAGDYDALLLPGGTVNPDQLRVDEDAVSFVRDFVESGKPVAAICHGPWTLIEAGVAAGRTLTSFPSIRTDLRNAGANVVDQEVVVDKNLITSRSPEDLPAFSAAIVSQLAGTTTKEEEKS
- a CDS encoding IS110 family transposase; its protein translation is MTIMTNPGDHVAGIDSHKDTIHIAVITATGIEVADHEFDTTTAGYRQAVAWLVAHGPITAVGVEGTSSYGVGITATLRRNGIGVVEVNRTRPAERRKQGKTDRLDAYRAARAVLSGEATTAPKHDTIEPLRALVITRRSANKALQACWRQINSVLVNASPRLRDKYRELGRDKLVDQLASTRPDQIKDLHDATSLRALRSLARRHQFLRAELDDLDTQLDEHTTARNPGLRAIHGIGPALAAILLITAGDNPDRLRSQASFAALCGTSPIPVSSGKTQRHRLSRGGDRQANWALHQAIKVRMSQDQRTRDYRDRHLATGKTLAAVYRSLKRALVREVFKALTGHCEIPNYTDLRPARQAKNLTLTNAAEACHTWPARISEIELGKRRDDNLAHRYREWLTAA